From Rutidosis leptorrhynchoides isolate AG116_Rl617_1_P2 chromosome 3, CSIRO_AGI_Rlap_v1, whole genome shotgun sequence, a single genomic window includes:
- the LOC139898625 gene encoding ras-related protein Rab2BV-like, protein MANRVDQEYDYLFKIVLIGDSGVGKSNILSRFTRNEFCLESKSTIGVEFATRTLQVDGKTVKAQIWDTAGQERYRAITSAYYRGAVGALLVYDITKSQTFDNVSRWLRELRDHADSNNVIMMAGNKSDLNHLRAVAEQDGQSLAEKEGLSFLETSALEAKNVEKAFQTVLTEIYHIISKKALAAQEAANSALPGQGTTINVGDSSVNTKRGCCST, encoded by the exons ATGGCAAATAGAGTAGATCAAGAGTACGATTATTTATTTAAGATCGTGTTGATTGGAGATTCAGGTGTTGGTAAATCAAATATTCTGTCTAGGTTTACAAGGAATGAATTTTGTTTGGAATCTAAATCAACAATTGGAGTTGAGTTTGCTACTAGAACTCTTCAG GTTGACGGAAAGACAGTAAAGGCTCAAATTTGGGACACGGCAGGGCAGGAGAGGTATAGAGCCATAACGAGTGCATACTATAGAGGTGCTGTGGGGGCCCTTCTCGTGTATGACATAACAAAAAGTCAAACCTTTGACAATGTGTCAAGGTGGTTGCGTGAACTGAGAGACCATGCAGACTCCAACAATGTAATCATGATGGCTGGAAACAAATCCGATTTGAACCATCTTAGAGCTGTTGCTGAGCAAGATGGTCAGTCTCTGGCTGAAAAAGAAGGGCTTTCGTTTCTTGAAACGTCAGCACTTGAAGCAAAAAATGTTGAAAAAGCATTTCAAACTGTTTTAACAGAAATATATCATATAATTAGCAAGAAAGCTTTGGCAGCCCAAGAAGCTGCTAATAGTGCTTTACCTGGCCAAGGAACCACTATTAATGTTGGTGATTCGTCCGTGAACACAAAGAGGGGTTGTTGTTCAACTTGA